In one window of Littorina saxatilis isolate snail1 unplaced genomic scaffold, US_GU_Lsax_2.0 scaffold_1290, whole genome shotgun sequence DNA:
- the LOC138956137 gene encoding sulfotransferase 1A3-like, whose translation MSQFLHLKDKFGNDMWFGNTGEVRLAARPNVQDYSKQLQRIRDIKLRHDDVIVVGYPKSGNNWNHQMIRMLLDGTTDLPALNVNSDSFFFLDAFGEECNLLPSEKPRAFMSHLPFRFLPRDVTEKKIKVVYLTRNPKDVTVSLWCHVSNLTVPPGYGGTWPQFFEVMLEHGFWYGDVFDHMKDWEKEINARPGHPIFHSNFEETKKNTVDQVEKLDKFLGTGRGRELCEAIVMTCQLGNMHMTRRHEFTGGKDPWCHKDGISNNAFYRKGMVGDWKNWFTVAQNERFDDVYTTKMAGSKRTFAFE comes from the exons ATGAGTCAGTTTTTGCACTTAAAAGATAAGTTCGGTAACGACATGTGGTTTGGAAACACGGGTGAAGTCAGACTGGCCGCCAGGCCAAACGTTCAAGATTATTCCAAACAGCTTCAGAGAATCCGCGACATCAAACTACGTCACGATGACGTCATCGTTGTCGGTTATCCGAAATCAG GAAACAACTGGAACCATCAAATGATCAGGATGCTATTGGATGGGACAACCGACCTTCCAGCATTAAATGTTAACAGCGACAGCTTCTTTTTCTTGGACGCATTCGGGGAAGAATGTAACCTTCTACCTTCCGAAAAACCTCGAGCGTTCATGTCTCACCTCCCCTTCCGCTTCCTGCCACGTGACGTCACTGAGAAGAAGATCAAGGTCGTCTACTTGACCCGGAACCCCAAAGACGTGACGGTGTCGCTGTGGTGTCACGTGTCAAATCTCACGGTCCCGCCTGGCTATGGCGGTACCTGGCCCCAGTTCTTCGAGGTCATGTTGGAACACGGAT TTTGGTACGGTGATGTGTTCGATCATATGAAAGACTGGGAAAAGGAAATCAACGCTCGCCCAGGTCACCCCATCTTCCACAGCAACTTTGAGGAAACCAAAAAG AACACCGTAGATCAAGTGGAGAAGCTGGACAAGTTTCTGGGGACGGGCAGGGGCAGAGAACTGTGTGAGGCGATCGTGATGACGTGTCAATTGGGCAACATGCACATGACACGACGTCACGAATTTACTGGTGGCAAGGACCCCTGGTGTCATAAGGATGGCATCTCCAACAACGCCTTCTACAGGAAAG GGATGGTAGGTGACTGGAAGAACTGGTTCACCGTGGCGCAGAATGAACGATTTGATGACGTCTACACTACCAAGATGGCGGGCTCCAAAAGAACATTTGCGTTTGAATAA